One genomic region from Mastacembelus armatus chromosome 21, fMasArm1.2, whole genome shotgun sequence encodes:
- the gpr161b gene encoding G-protein coupled receptor 161 isoform X1 gives MNTSRNCTTLGNGEGLAALESVAIVTITLLACLGNLLIVVTLYRRPYLLTPSNKFVFSLTLSNLLLSMLVLPFVAVSSAKREWLFGVVWCNFTALLYLLISSASMLTLGAIAIDRYYAVLYPMIYPMKITGNRAVVVIAYVWLHSLVGCLPPLFGWSTFEFDCYKWTCVASWHREPSYTAFWVTWCILPPFFIMLACYGVIFRVARMKARKIHCGTVVVAQDDTTGAQRSGRKNSSTSTSSSGSRRSLVYAGSQCKAFVTILVVIGTFLITWGPYVGVVCTEALWGQGSVSQGLETLVAWLSFCSAMCHPLIYGLWNKTVRKELLGMCFGDRYYRESFATRQRTTRLFSISNRITDLGMSPHLTAILAGGGHLLAPGSSTGDTGFSFTQDSCTDVMLLDNFSTDGSSHPQHYGNPSGRRRSSVTFEDQVEHSKAENANISSVQVHAEVHKSLDNFASCLAKAIESDAKLTLFGEGLDLPGGLLTTRAASRPRYLDGQRLRLESIDEGIVKDDRDDEEQDADEKPA, from the exons ATGAACACCAGTAGGAACTGCACTACGCTGGGGAATGGTGAGGGTCTGGCTGCCCTGGAGTCAGTCGCTATTGTGACCATCACACTCCTTGCCTGCCTGGGGAACCTGCTGATTGTGGTCACCCTCTATCGCAGGCCTTATCTGCTCACACCCAGCAACAAGTTTGTGTTCAGCCTGACCCTCTCCAACTTGTTGCTGTCCATGCTGGTGCTGCCATTTGTGGCTGTGAGCTCAGCAAAGAGAGAGTGGCTGTTTGGGGTGGTGTGGTGCAACTTCACTGCCCTGCTCTACCTGCTCATCAGCTCTGCCAGCATGCTCACTCTTGGAGCCATCGCCATTGACAG GTACTACGCAGTGCTCTACCCAATGATCTACCCAATGAAGATCACAGGGAACCGGGCGGTTGTTGTCATTGCGTATGTGTGGTTACACTCCTTGGTGGGTTGTCTGCCTCCTCTGTTTGGCTGGTCCACCTTCGAGTTTGACTGCTACAAGTGGACATGTGTTGCATCTTGGCACAGAGAGCCGAGCTACACAGCCTTCTGGGTCACTTGGTGCATCCTTCCTCCCTTCTTCATCATGCTGGCCTGTTACGGAGTCATTTTCCGAGTTGCCCGCATGAAAGCTCGCAAGATCCACTGTGGGACAGTTGTCGTGGCTCAGGATGACACCACTGGGGCTCAGAGGAGTGGACGTAAAAACTCAAGCACCTCAACTTCCTCTAGTGGTAGCCGGCGGAGCCTTGTGTATGCAGGAAGCCAGTGCAAGGCCTTTGTCACCATCTTAGTGGTGATAGGCACCTTTCTCATTACCTGGGGGCCGTATGTCGGGGTGGTTTGTACTGAAGCTTTGTGGGGGCAGGGGAGTGTTTCTCAGGGGCTGGAGACTCTGGTAGCATGGCTGTCTTTCTGCAGTGCAATGTGCCACCCACTCATCTATGGTCTGTGGAATAAAACAGTGAGGAAGGAGCTGCTGGGGATGTGCTTTGGGGACCGCTATTACAGAGAGTCGTTCGCCACTCGGCAAAGGACAACCAGACTCTTCAGTATCTCCAACAGAATCACAG acTTGGGTATGTCACCGCACCTGACAGCCATCCTGGCTGGGGGAGGGCATCTATTGGCCCCTGGAAGCAGCACAGGAGATACTGGCTTCAGTTTCACTCAGGATTCAT GCACAGATGTGATGCTGTTGGATAACTTCTCCACAGATGGCTCCTCGCACCCACAGCACTATGGGAATCCGTccgggaggaggaggagctcggtcaccttTGAAGACCAGGTGGAGCATTCCAAAG ctgAAAACGCCAACATATCCTCGGTCCAAGTCCATGCAGAGGTACACAAGTCTCTTGACAACTTTGCCTCCTGCCTGGCAAAGGCAATAGAGAGTGATGCCAAGCTCACTCTGTTCGGGGAGGGTTTGGATCTGCCAGGGGGGCTGCTCACAACGCGGGCAGCATCAAGGCCCAGATACTTGGATGGTCAGAGACTGAGGCTGGAGAGTATCGATGAAGGGATAGTAAAAGATGACAGAGATGATGAAGAGCAGGATGCTGATGAAAAACCAGCCTGA
- the gpr161b gene encoding G-protein coupled receptor 161 isoform X2, which translates to MNTSRNCTTLGNGEGLAALESVAIVTITLLACLGNLLIVVTLYRRPYLLTPSNKFVFSLTLSNLLLSMLVLPFVAVSSAKREWLFGVVWCNFTALLYLLISSASMLTLGAIAIDRYYAVLYPMIYPMKITGNRAVVVIAYVWLHSLVGCLPPLFGWSTFEFDCYKWTCVASWHREPSYTAFWVTWCILPPFFIMLACYGVIFRVARMKARKIHCGTVVVAQDDTTGAQRSGRKNSSTSTSSSGSRRSLVYAGSQCKAFVTILVVIGTFLITWGPYVGVVCTEALWGQGSVSQGLETLVAWLSFCSAMCHPLIYGLWNKTVRKELLGMCFGDRYYRESFATRQRTTRLFSISNRITDLGMSPHLTAILAGGGHLLAPGSSTGDTGFSFTQDSCTDVMLLDNFSTDGSSHPQHYGNPSGRRRSSVTFEDQVEHSKEENNWHGEDKSLLIAHQVKRRLS; encoded by the exons ATGAACACCAGTAGGAACTGCACTACGCTGGGGAATGGTGAGGGTCTGGCTGCCCTGGAGTCAGTCGCTATTGTGACCATCACACTCCTTGCCTGCCTGGGGAACCTGCTGATTGTGGTCACCCTCTATCGCAGGCCTTATCTGCTCACACCCAGCAACAAGTTTGTGTTCAGCCTGACCCTCTCCAACTTGTTGCTGTCCATGCTGGTGCTGCCATTTGTGGCTGTGAGCTCAGCAAAGAGAGAGTGGCTGTTTGGGGTGGTGTGGTGCAACTTCACTGCCCTGCTCTACCTGCTCATCAGCTCTGCCAGCATGCTCACTCTTGGAGCCATCGCCATTGACAG GTACTACGCAGTGCTCTACCCAATGATCTACCCAATGAAGATCACAGGGAACCGGGCGGTTGTTGTCATTGCGTATGTGTGGTTACACTCCTTGGTGGGTTGTCTGCCTCCTCTGTTTGGCTGGTCCACCTTCGAGTTTGACTGCTACAAGTGGACATGTGTTGCATCTTGGCACAGAGAGCCGAGCTACACAGCCTTCTGGGTCACTTGGTGCATCCTTCCTCCCTTCTTCATCATGCTGGCCTGTTACGGAGTCATTTTCCGAGTTGCCCGCATGAAAGCTCGCAAGATCCACTGTGGGACAGTTGTCGTGGCTCAGGATGACACCACTGGGGCTCAGAGGAGTGGACGTAAAAACTCAAGCACCTCAACTTCCTCTAGTGGTAGCCGGCGGAGCCTTGTGTATGCAGGAAGCCAGTGCAAGGCCTTTGTCACCATCTTAGTGGTGATAGGCACCTTTCTCATTACCTGGGGGCCGTATGTCGGGGTGGTTTGTACTGAAGCTTTGTGGGGGCAGGGGAGTGTTTCTCAGGGGCTGGAGACTCTGGTAGCATGGCTGTCTTTCTGCAGTGCAATGTGCCACCCACTCATCTATGGTCTGTGGAATAAAACAGTGAGGAAGGAGCTGCTGGGGATGTGCTTTGGGGACCGCTATTACAGAGAGTCGTTCGCCACTCGGCAAAGGACAACCAGACTCTTCAGTATCTCCAACAGAATCACAG acTTGGGTATGTCACCGCACCTGACAGCCATCCTGGCTGGGGGAGGGCATCTATTGGCCCCTGGAAGCAGCACAGGAGATACTGGCTTCAGTTTCACTCAGGATTCAT GCACAGATGTGATGCTGTTGGATAACTTCTCCACAGATGGCTCCTCGCACCCACAGCACTATGGGAATCCGTccgggaggaggaggagctcggtcaccttTGAAGACCAGGTGGAGCATTCCAAAG AGGAAAATAATTGGCATGGTGAAGACAAATCCCTTTTGATTGCACATCAAGTAAAGAGAAGGCTGTCATGA
- the gpr161b gene encoding G-protein coupled receptor 161 isoform X3, translating to MNTSRNCTTLGNGEGLAALESVAIVTITLLACLGNLLIVVTLYRRPYLLTPSNKFVFSLTLSNLLLSMLVLPFVAVSSAKREWLFGVVWCNFTALLYLLISSASMLTLGAIAIDRYYAVLYPMIYPMKITGNRAVVVIAYVWLHSLVGCLPPLFGWSTFEFDCYKWTCVASWHREPSYTAFWVTWCILPPFFIMLACYGVIFRVARMKARKIHCGTVVVAQDDTTGAQRSGRKNSSTSTSSSGSRRSLVYAGSQCKAFVTILVVIGTFLITWGPYVGVVCTEALWGQGSVSQGLETLVAWLSFCSAMCHPLIYGLWNKTVRKELLGMCFGDRYYRESFATRQRTTRLFSISNRITDLGMSPHLTAILAGGGHLLAPGSSTGDTGFSFTQDSCTDVMLLDNFSTDGSSHPQHYGNPSGRRRSSVTFEDQVEHSKDQRKIIGMVKTNPF from the exons ATGAACACCAGTAGGAACTGCACTACGCTGGGGAATGGTGAGGGTCTGGCTGCCCTGGAGTCAGTCGCTATTGTGACCATCACACTCCTTGCCTGCCTGGGGAACCTGCTGATTGTGGTCACCCTCTATCGCAGGCCTTATCTGCTCACACCCAGCAACAAGTTTGTGTTCAGCCTGACCCTCTCCAACTTGTTGCTGTCCATGCTGGTGCTGCCATTTGTGGCTGTGAGCTCAGCAAAGAGAGAGTGGCTGTTTGGGGTGGTGTGGTGCAACTTCACTGCCCTGCTCTACCTGCTCATCAGCTCTGCCAGCATGCTCACTCTTGGAGCCATCGCCATTGACAG GTACTACGCAGTGCTCTACCCAATGATCTACCCAATGAAGATCACAGGGAACCGGGCGGTTGTTGTCATTGCGTATGTGTGGTTACACTCCTTGGTGGGTTGTCTGCCTCCTCTGTTTGGCTGGTCCACCTTCGAGTTTGACTGCTACAAGTGGACATGTGTTGCATCTTGGCACAGAGAGCCGAGCTACACAGCCTTCTGGGTCACTTGGTGCATCCTTCCTCCCTTCTTCATCATGCTGGCCTGTTACGGAGTCATTTTCCGAGTTGCCCGCATGAAAGCTCGCAAGATCCACTGTGGGACAGTTGTCGTGGCTCAGGATGACACCACTGGGGCTCAGAGGAGTGGACGTAAAAACTCAAGCACCTCAACTTCCTCTAGTGGTAGCCGGCGGAGCCTTGTGTATGCAGGAAGCCAGTGCAAGGCCTTTGTCACCATCTTAGTGGTGATAGGCACCTTTCTCATTACCTGGGGGCCGTATGTCGGGGTGGTTTGTACTGAAGCTTTGTGGGGGCAGGGGAGTGTTTCTCAGGGGCTGGAGACTCTGGTAGCATGGCTGTCTTTCTGCAGTGCAATGTGCCACCCACTCATCTATGGTCTGTGGAATAAAACAGTGAGGAAGGAGCTGCTGGGGATGTGCTTTGGGGACCGCTATTACAGAGAGTCGTTCGCCACTCGGCAAAGGACAACCAGACTCTTCAGTATCTCCAACAGAATCACAG acTTGGGTATGTCACCGCACCTGACAGCCATCCTGGCTGGGGGAGGGCATCTATTGGCCCCTGGAAGCAGCACAGGAGATACTGGCTTCAGTTTCACTCAGGATTCAT GCACAGATGTGATGCTGTTGGATAACTTCTCCACAGATGGCTCCTCGCACCCACAGCACTATGGGAATCCGTccgggaggaggaggagctcggtcaccttTGAAGACCAGGTGGAGCATTCCAAAG ATCAGAGGAAAATAATTGGCATGGTGAAGACAAATCCCTTTTGA